From the Oryza glaberrima chromosome 5, OglaRS2, whole genome shotgun sequence genome, one window contains:
- the LOC127772968 gene encoding pentatricopeptide repeat-containing protein At5g39680-like — protein MAAARACPMGVSVDQRRAAVAVLRAAAAAGELSLGKAVHARVVRAARFDVVQYNNLIALYVKCGRLGLARQVFDAMPSRNPVSGNLLMSGYASSGRHRDALALLRVADFGLNEYVLSSAVAATAHVRSYDMGRQCHGYAIKAGLAEHPYVCNAVLHMYCQCAHMDEAVKVFDNVSSFNVFAFNSMINGFLDRGQMDGSTSIVRSMVRNVGQWDHVSYVAVLGHCASTKEVVLGSQVHTQALKRRLELNVYVGSALVDMYGKCDFPHEANRVFEVLPEKNIVSWTAIMTAYTQNELFEDALQLFLDMEMEGVRPNEFTYAVALNSCAGLASLKNGNALGACTMKTGHWGLLPVCNALMNMYSKSGSVEDARRVFLSMPCRDVVSWNSIIIGYAHHGRAREAMEAFHDMLFAEEVPSYVTFIGVLSACAQLGLVDEGFYYLNIMMKEVGVKPGKEHYTCMVGLLCRVGRLDEAERFIESNCIGTDVVAWRSLLSSCQVYRNYGLGHRVAEQIFQLKPKDVGTYVLLSNMYAKANRWDGVVKVRRLMRELGVRKEPGVSWIQVGSEVHVFTSEDKKHPYMEQITKKLQELIDKIKVIGYVPNIAVALHDVEDEQKEEHLMYHSEKLALAFGLIRTPKGEAIRIMKNVRICDDCHVAIKLISLATGRRIVVRDTVRFHCIEDGVCSCDDYW, from the coding sequence ATGGCGGCCGCCCGAGCTTGCCCTATGGGAGTATCGGTCGACCAGCGGCGCGCGGCCGTTGCcgtgctccgcgccgccgccgccgccggcgagctttCGTTAGGGAAGGCGGTTCACGCGAGGGTTGTCAGGGCCGCGCGCTTCGACGTCGTCCAGTACAACAACCTCATTGCCCTGTACGTCAAGTGCGGCCGCCTAGGCCTCGcccgccaggtgttcgacgcAATGCCCTCCCGGAACCCCGTGTCTGGGAACCTGCTCATGTCCGGGTACGCTTCTTCCGGGCGCCACAGGGACGCCCTCGCGCTCCTCAGGGTGGCTGACTTTGGTCTGAATGAGTACGTGCTGTCGTCGGCTGTGGCCGCGACTGCCCATGTCCGGAGCTATGATATGGGGAGGCAGTGCCATGGATATGCTATCAAGGCTGGACTAGCAGAGCACCCTTACGTTTGTAATGCGGTGCTGCATATGTATTGCCAATGTGCACACATGGACGAAGCGGTGAAGGTATTTGATAATGTTTCCAGTTTTAATGTATTCGCGTTCAACTCAATGATAAATGGGTTTCTTGATCGGGGCCAGATGGATGGTTCCACCAGTATAGTAAGAAGCATGGTGAGAAATGTCGGGCAATGGGATCATGTGTCATATGTCGCAGTTCTTGGGCATTGTGCTAGCACGAAAGAGGTGGTGCTTGGGAGTCAGGTGCATACCCAAGCGTTGAAGAGGAGGCTTGAGCTGAATGTGTATGTGGGGAGTGCACTCGTTGATATGTATGGGAAATGTGACTTTCCCCATGAAGCTAATCGCGTGTTTGAGGTTTTGCCAGAAAAGAATATTGTTTCCTGGACAGCCATTATGACTGCTTATACACAAAATGAGCTGTTTGAAGATGCATTGCAGTTGTTCTTGGATATGGAAATGGAAGGAGTTCGGCCTAATGAGTTCACTTATGCTGTTGCTCTCAACAGTTGCGCTGGTCTTGCCTCCTTGAAAAATGGTAATGCCCTTGGTGCATGTACTATGAAAACTGGGCATTGGGGCCTTTTGCCTGTCTGTAATGCCCTCATGAACATGTACTCAAAGAGTGGCAGTGTTGAGGATGCACGGAGAGTCTTCCTTTCTATGCCATGTCGTGATGTGGTTTCTTGGAATTCAATCATCATTGGCTACGCTCATCATGGCCGTGCAAGAGAAGCCATGGAAGCATTTCATGATATGTTGTTTGCAGAAGAAGTCCCATCTTATGTAACTTTCATTGGGGTGCTGTCAGCCTGTGCTCAGTTGGGTCTTGTAGATGAAGGGTTCTACTACCTGAATATTATGATGAAGGAAGTGGGAGTAAAACCTGGTAAGGAACATTACACTTGCATGGTCGGTTTGCTGTGCAGAGTTGGACGGCTTGACGAGGCAGAACGATTCATAGAGAGTAACTGCATTGGTACCGATGTTGTTGCATGGAGATCACTTCTAAGTTCTTGCCAAGTATATAGAAATTATGGTCTTGGTCATCGAGTAGCTGAACAGATTTTTCAGTTAAAGCCCAAAGATGTTGGAACCTATGTTTTGCTTTCTAATATGTATGCGAAAGCAAACCGGTGGGATGGTGTCGTGAAGGTTCGGAGGCTGATGAGAGAGTTGGGCGTTAGGAAGGAGCCTGGTGTTAGTTGGATTCAAGTGGGTAGTGAGGTCCATGTTTTCACATCTGAGGACAAAAAACACCCATATATGGAGCAGATCACCAAAAAACTACAAGAGCTGATAGACAAGATAAAAGTGATTGGATATGTTCCAAACATTGCAGTGGCCCTACATGATGTTGAGGATGAACAAAAGGAAGAACATCTTATGTATCACAGTGAGAAATTAGCTCTTGCATTTGGCCTTATTCGCACCCCCAAGGGAGAAGCTATTCGTATAATGAAAAACGTCAGGATATGTGATGATTGCCATGTTGCCATCAAACTCATTTCACTTGCCACAGGCAGAAGAATAGTTGTAAGGGACACTGTTCGGTTTCATTGTATAGAAGATGGAGTCTGCTCATGTGATGACTATTGGTGA
- the LOC127772680 gene encoding uncharacterized protein LOC127772680, translated as MRWCGLRLLPLVCLLVIAAAAEEDKTNILQADKNNDNNIAHSDGGKTGRHDETNPNTVHHDEGKNDPDGNNKKDKSTEVISTAKYAAAVHHVDKDISTAKSSHVTDFSQDPLIKGCDPSHTCVIENKKFIACLKVPGEDSSALSLLMDNKGMDPLYVGITTPEFVTSAEDTIHVQANDHNETQVTIFNNGAPNMTIILRVAEETCNISIHRAIAREISQVMPMRLTSKYMLVPVFLLIGAVVACIKLRRRGIQDGGPAYQKLDAAELPLSTGGKKEADQSDQWDDNWGDEWDDEAPLTPTRHMPNLSSKGLASRRSTKDGWKD; from the exons ATGCGGTGGTGCGGCCTGCGGCTGCTCCCACTGGTTTGCCTGCTTGTTATTGCTGCAGCCGCAGAAGAG GATAAAACAAATATTCTACAAGCAGACAAAAATAATGACAACAACATAGCACATTCAGATGGTGGGAAGACAGGACGGCATGATGAAACAAATCCTAATACAGTACATCATGATGAAGGAAAGAATGACCCTGATGGGAACAACAAGAAGGACAAATCAACAGAAGTTATTAGCACGGCAAAATATGCGGCAGCTGTGCATCATGTGGATAAAGATATCAGCACAGCAAAATCCTCGCATGTAACAGACTTCTCACAAGATCCTCTTATCAAGGGGTGTGACCCATCTCATACATGtgtaattgaaaataaaaagttCATCGCCTGCTTGAAAGTTCCTGGAGAAG ATTCATCAGCTCTATCACTTCTGATGGACAACAAAGGCATGGACCCACTATATGTTGGTATTACAACTCCAGAATTTGTCACTTCAGCTGAAGACACCATCCATGTCCAAGCAAATGATCATAATGAG ACACAGGTGACTATTTTTAACAACGGTGCACCAAACATGACAATAATTCTTAGAGTTGCTGAAGAGACCTGCAATATTAGCATTCACCGAGCAATTGCGAGGGAGATAAGTCAAGTAATGCCAATGCGGCTTACCTCAAAATACATGTTAGTGcctgtttttcttcttattgGAGCTGTGGTAGCATGCATTAAACTTCGGAGAAGAGGTATCCAAGATGGTGGACCTGCATACCAGAAGCTTGATGCGGCGGAGCTTCCTCTTTCGACTGGAGGGAAGAAAGAAGCAGATCAATCTGATCAGTGGGATGACAACTGGGGAGACGAGTGGGATGATGAGGCGCCATTGACGCCAACCAGACATATGCCCAACCTATCATCCAAAGGTCTAGCTTCAAGGAGATCTACCAAAGATGGCTGGAAAGACTAA
- the LOC127773470 gene encoding isocitrate dehydrogenase [NADP] yields MASTKIKVANPIVEMDGDEMTRVFWKSIKDKLIFPFLELDIKYFDLGLPYRDQTDDKVTVEAAEATLKYNVAIKCATITPDEARVKEFSLKSMWKSPNGTIRNILNGTVFREPIICKNIPRLVPGWTKPICIGRHAFGDQYRATDAVIKGPGKLKLVYEGKDEEIELEVFNFTGAGGVAQSMYNTDESIRSFAEASTATAYEKKWPLYLSTKNTILKKYDGRFKDIFQEVYEAQWKSKFEAAGIWYEHRLIDDMVAYALKSEGGYVWACKNYDGDVQSDFLAQGFGSLGLMTSVLVCPDGKTIEAEAAHGTVTRHYRVHQKGGETSTNSIASIFAWTRGLAHRAKLDDNARLLDFTQKLEAACIGAVESGKMTKDLALLVHGSSNVTRSHYLNTEEFIDAVADELRSRLTAN; encoded by the exons ATGGCGTCCACCAAGATCAAGGTCGCCAACCCCATTGTCGAGATGGACG GTGATGAGATGACTCGAGTATTCTGGAAATCTATCAAGGACAAG CTTATCTTCCCGTTCTTGGAGTTGGACATTAAGTACTTTGATCTCGGACTTCCATACCGTGATCAAACCGACGATAAAGTCACAGTGGAGGCAGCAGAGGCTACCCTCAA GTACAATGTGGCCATCAAGTGTGCAACCATTACACCGG ATGAAGCAAGGGTTAAAGAGTTCAGCCTAAAATCCATGTGGAAGAGCCCAAACGGCACAATTAGAAATATCCTAAATG GCACTGTGTTCAGAGAACCAATAATCTGCAAAAACATCCCTCGGCTTGTTCCAG GATGGACTAAGCCCATTTGCATTGGAAGGCACGCATTTGGTGATCAGTACCGTGCAACGGATGCAGTTATCAAGGGACCTGGCAAGCTTAAATTAGTTTATG AGGGAAAAGATGAGGAGATTGAGCTGGAGGTGTTCAACTTCACTGGTGCTGGAGGAGTGGCACAGTCTATGTACAACACTGACGAG TCCATCCGTTCCTTTGCTGAGGCCTCTACGGCCACTGCTTATGAGAAGAAATGGCCATTGTACCTCAGCACCAAGAACACAATTTTGAAGAAATATGATGGCAG GTTCAAGGACATCTTCCAGGAGGTATATGAAGCTCAGTGGAAATCAAAATTTGAGGCTGCTGGAATATG GTATGAGCATCGTCTCATTGATGACATGGTTGCCTATGCACTCAAGAGTGAAGGAGGCTATGTTTGGGCTTGCAAGAACTATGATGGAGATGTGCAGAGTGATTTCTTAGCACAAG GTTTTGGATCATTGGGTTTGATGACATCAGTTTTG GTATGTCCTGATGGGAAAACCATTGAAGCTGAAGCTGCCCATGGGACTGTCACCCGTCATTACCGTGTTCATCAGAAAGGTGGTGAAACTAGCACAAACAGCATTGCCTCAATCTTTGCCTGGACAAGAGGACTTGCACACAG GGCAAAGCTAGATGACAATGCTAGGCTACTGGACTTCACTCAGAAGCTTGAAGCTGCCTGCATTGGCGCTGTCGAGTCTGGGAAGATGACCAAGGACCTTGCTCTGCTTGTTCACGGATCTTCAAA TGTCACGAGGAGTCATTACCTGAACACTGAAGAGTTCATCGATGCTGTTGCTGACGAGCTCAGATCAAGGCTGACAGCCAACTAA